From the genome of Papaver somniferum cultivar HN1 chromosome 2, ASM357369v1, whole genome shotgun sequence, one region includes:
- the LOC113348719 gene encoding thioredoxin-like fold domain-containing protein MRL7 homolog, chloroplastic, producing the protein MSLLRSPTLKHFLNPTSLISNTSYHLQIPNPTFHNSSLFFFSSSHLKHHKKSLTVSASDPKKSTNPNPKKKNVKQKIDSKVENESDDVFPRTIPRKPRRGRKSEAVAVEDFVRDSLEKTFENIRQQSSDVLEEKEKVLKGKEIDDDDDDDELDNDGKKKKGEVVEEEDPNWPLDADVGWGTRASEYFDKHAIKNVVGEDGEEIDWEGEIDEGWVKEINCLEWESFAFHPSPLIVLVFERYNRASGNWKLLKELEKAAKVYWSAKDRLPPRTVKIDINIERDLAYALKVKECPQLLFLKGNKILYREKEMRTSEELVQMIAHFYYNAKKPASIDSANMAPPY; encoded by the exons ATGTCTTTACTTCGGTCTCCAACTCTAAAACACTTCTTAAACCCTACCTCTCTAATCTCCAATACTTCCTACCATTTACAAATCCCAAATCCTACCTTTCATAACTCCTCTCTGtttttcttctcctcctctcATCTCAAACACCACAAAAAATCTCTCACTGTATCTGCATCAGACCCTAAAAAATCcacaaaccctaaccctaaaaagaaaaatgtcaaacaaaagattgatTCCAAAGTAGAAAATGAATCCGATGATGTCTTTCCGAGGACGATTCCGAGAAAGCCGAGGCGTGGGCGAAAGAGTGAAGCAGTTGCAGTAGAGGATTTTGTTAGGGATTCATTAGAGAAAACCTTTGAGAATATTCGACAACAGAGTTCGGATGTTcttgaagagaaagagaaggttTTGAAAGGGAAGGaaattgatgatgacgatgatgatgatgaattggaTAATGATggtaagaagaagaaaggagaagtGGTTGAGGAAGAGGATCCAAATTGGCCATTAGATGCTGATGTTGGATGGGGAACTAGGGCTTCTGAGTATTTCGATAAGCATGCAATTAAGAATGTAGTTGGAGAAGATGGTGAAGAGATTGATTGGGAAGGGGAAATTGATGAGGGTTGGGTTAAGGAGATTAATTGTTTGGAATGGGAGAGTTTTGCTTTTCATCCTAGTCCGTTAATTGTTCTTGTATTTGAAAGATATAACAG GGCAAGTGGTAACTGGaagcttttgaaggagctggagAAGGCTGCTAAAGTCTATTGGAGTGCCAAAGATCGGTTACCACCTCGA ACAGTTAAGATTGATATCAACATTGAGAGGGACTTGGCCTACGCCCTTAAAGTGAAAGAATGTCCGCAGCTGTTATTCCTCAAAGGAAACAAAATCCTGTACCGAGAAAAAG AAATGCGGACATCTGAAGAGTTGGTCCAGATGATAGCACATTTCTACTATAATGCGAAGAAGCCAGCATCCATAGACAGTGCAAACATGGCTCCACCTTACTGA
- the LOC113348720 gene encoding acyl-coenzyme A thioesterase 9, mitochondrial-like isoform X1, with product MKSSTRKFQHFTKTPISTKLLDYVTKPTQNKKFSTPINEPHLVSSTNTNIFNFSSVPAKITTSKKLTKPFSNTRQFSSQKFNFSSVPENPSRKMDSSAEEQVIPVVSTLSSPFEVDAGSLLRKPISLWPGTYTSPVTNALWEARSSIFERLLDPDAANNAPPQSELLTKTPSESRTSIVYNFSNDYILREQYRDPWNGVRIGKLLEDLDALAGTISVKHCSDEDSTTRPLLLVTASVDKMVLRKPLRVDADLRIAGAVTWVGRSSIEIQLEVTQPPQDSSQASEDVALTANFTFVARDSKTNKSAPVNRVLPESEQEKMLWEEAEARDKTRKRKRGEKKIEIQNGEDKRLKALLAEGRIFCDMPALANRDSILLKDTCLEYSLICQPQQRNIHGRIFGGFLMHRAFELAYSTAYAFAGLVPCFLEVDHVDFLRPVDVGDFLRFKSCVLYTELDNPLQPLINIEVVAHVTRPELRTSEVSNTFHFTFSVRNPETLKNGSSIRSVVPATEEEARRILERMDADKS from the exons ATGAAATCATCAACAAGAAAATTCCAACATTTCACAAAAACGCCTATTTCAACCAAACTATTGGACTACgttacaaaaccaacacaaaacaaGAAATTTTCAACCCCCATAAATGAACCCCATTTAGTTTCATCAACCAATACCAACATCTTCAATTTCTCATCTGTACCTGCAAAAATCACTACTTCCAAGAAACTAACCAAACCCTTTTCTAACACTCGTCAATTTTCTTCTCAAAAGTTCAATTTCTCATCTGTACCGGAAAACCCATCTCGAAAAATGGATTCTTCAGCAGAAGAGCAAGTGATTCCTGTAGTTTCGACATTATCATCTCCATTTGAAGTAGATGCAGGGTCTTTGTTAAGGAAACCAATTAGTTTATGGCCAGGTACATATACTTCACCTGTTACAAATGCTTTATGGGAAGCAAGGTCTAGTATTTTTGAGAGACTGTTAGATCCAGATGCTGCAAATAATGCTCCACCACAGAGTGAATTGCTTACTAAAACACCTTCTGAGAGTCGAACTAGTATTGTCTATAACTTCTCTAATGATTATATACTTAGAGAACAGTATAGAGATCCTTGGAATGGTGTTAGGATTGGTAAATTACTTGAAGATCTTGATGCCCTTGCTGGTACTATATCTGTTAAG CACTGCTCTGACGAAGATAGCACGACAAGACCTCTCTTGTTGGTCACTGCTTCCGTTGACAAGATGGTCTTAAGGAAGCCTCTCCGCGTCGATGCTGATTTGAGAATAGCTGGGGCTGTCACATGGGTTGGGCGTTCATCCATTGAGATACAGTTAGAAGTGACTCAGCCCCCACAAG ACAGTTCTCAGGCTTCAGAGGACGTAGCACTTACTGCTAACTTCACATTTGTAGCTCGCGACTCTAAGACAAACAAGTCTGCTCCTGTGAACCGGGTTTTACCTGAATCTGAACAAGAAAAGATGCTTTGGGAGGAAGCTGAAGCCAGAGATAAaacgaggaagaggaagagaggagagaaaaaaatagagattCAAAACGGGGAGGATAAGAGACTTAAGGCTTTGTTGGCTGAAGGAAGGATCTTCTGTGACATGCCAGCATTAGCAAACAGAGATAGCATTCTTCTAAAGGATACATGCCTGGAGTACTCTTTAATTTGCCAACCCCAACAGCGAAACATCCATGGGCGGATCTTTGGAGGATTTTTGATGCATCGGGCATTTGAGTTGGCTTATTCAACAGCTTATGCTTTTGCTGGCCTGGTTCCATGTTTCCTCGAAGTTGATCATGTGGATTTCTTACGACCT GTGGATGTTGGGGACTTCTTGCGCTTCAAATCATGTGTTTTGTACACCGAACTCGACAACCCTCTGCAGCCGCTTATTAACATTGAAGTTGTAGCTCACGTTACAAGGCCTGAACTCAGGACTAGTGAG GTCTCAAACACATTCCATTTCACATTCAGTGTTCGCAATCCGGAGACATTGAAAAATGGGTCGAGTATTCGAAGTGTTGTCCCTGCAACAGAGGAGGAAGCACGAAGAATCCTTGAACGCATGGATGCTGATAAGTCGTAA
- the LOC113348720 gene encoding acyl-coenzyme A thioesterase 9, mitochondrial-like isoform X2, whose amino-acid sequence MFRVTMVMKSCSKEYRFSKPITTLFNTTTTQTPPKNKINFSTSLNPNCNSSLEISPKFSKANKLDENNKKIINHDIDASSSIRKPLGGTLWPGTYPSPVTNALWEARSPSSATARATTSEEAEEEKEPMGIRKPPSQSRTSILYNFSSDYILREQYRDPSIVGVRFGKLLEDLDALAGTISFKHCSDEDSTTRPLLLVTASVDKMVLRKPLRVDADLRIAGAVTWVGRSSIEIQLEVTQPPQDSSQASEDVALTANFTFVARDSKTNKSAPVNRVLPESEQEKMLWEEAEARDKTRKRKRGEKKIEIQNGEDKRLKALLAEGRIFCDMPALANRDSILLKDTCLEYSLICQPQQRNIHGRIFGGFLMHRAFELAYSTAYAFAGLVPCFLEVDHVDFLRPVDVGDFLRFKSCVLYTELDNPLQPLINIEVVAHVTRPELRTSEVSNTFHFTFSVRNPETLKNGSSIRSVVPATEEEARRILERMDADKS is encoded by the exons ATGTTCAGGGTGACGATGGTAATGAAATCCTGCTCAAAAGAATACAGGTTTTCAAAGCCCATTACAACCttattcaacaccactactacACAAACACCACCTAAAAACAAGATTAATTTCTCCACATCTTTGAACCCAAATTGTAATTCCTCTCTTGAAATTTCTCCCAAATTCTCCAAAGCTAATAAGCTCgacgaaaataacaaaaaaataataaatcatgacATTGATGCAAGTTCTTCAATAAGAAAACCACTTGGCGGCACATTATGGCCAGGAACATATCCTTCTCCTGTCACAAACGCCCTATGGGAAGCAAGATCACCATCATCAGCCACAGCGCGCGCAACAACATCGGaggaagcagaagaagaaaaagaaccaaTGGGAATAAGAAAACCTCCATCTCAAAGCAGGACTAGCATTCTATACAATTTCTCTTCTGATTATATACTAAGAGAACAATATAGAGATCCATCAATTGTTGGTGTTAGGTTTGGTAAGCTTCTTGAAGATCTTGATGCCCTTGCCGGTACCATCTCTTTCAAG CACTGCTCTGACGAAGATAGCACGACAAGACCTCTCTTGTTGGTCACTGCTTCCGTTGACAAGATGGTCTTAAGGAAGCCTCTCCGCGTCGATGCTGATTTGAGAATAGCTGGGGCTGTCACATGGGTTGGGCGTTCATCCATTGAGATACAGTTAGAAGTGACTCAGCCCCCACAAG ACAGTTCTCAGGCTTCAGAGGACGTAGCACTTACTGCTAACTTCACATTTGTAGCTCGCGACTCTAAGACAAACAAGTCTGCTCCTGTGAACCGGGTTTTACCTGAATCTGAACAAGAAAAGATGCTTTGGGAGGAAGCTGAAGCCAGAGATAAaacgaggaagaggaagagaggagagaaaaaaatagagattCAAAACGGGGAGGATAAGAGACTTAAGGCTTTGTTGGCTGAAGGAAGGATCTTCTGTGACATGCCAGCATTAGCAAACAGAGATAGCATTCTTCTAAAGGATACATGCCTGGAGTACTCTTTAATTTGCCAACCCCAACAGCGAAACATCCATGGGCGGATCTTTGGAGGATTTTTGATGCATCGGGCATTTGAGTTGGCTTATTCAACAGCTTATGCTTTTGCTGGCCTGGTTCCATGTTTCCTCGAAGTTGATCATGTGGATTTCTTACGACCT GTGGATGTTGGGGACTTCTTGCGCTTCAAATCATGTGTTTTGTACACCGAACTCGACAACCCTCTGCAGCCGCTTATTAACATTGAAGTTGTAGCTCACGTTACAAGGCCTGAACTCAGGACTAGTGAG GTCTCAAACACATTCCATTTCACATTCAGTGTTCGCAATCCGGAGACATTGAAAAATGGGTCGAGTATTCGAAGTGTTGTCCCTGCAACAGAGGAGGAAGCACGAAGAATCCTTGAACGCATGGATGCTGATAAGTCGTAA
- the LOC113348721 gene encoding polygalacturonase-like, whose protein sequence is MMKLSSSIACFCYLFMIIISLYSVEAREVVYNVVTKFGANPDGKTDTTNSFLNAWKTACNSAGYSSAIIYVPRGKYVLNQAIFKGRCKNNIYITFQIDGILLSPKDYSVLGKTGKWIAFEDVSRVSIKGGTIDARGMALWSCKLAEKKCPAGATQSLLFSNSKDITITGLTSINSQMFHIVINGCQNVHMEGVKVKASGKSPNTDGIHVQQSTNVNIISATIMTGDDCISIGPGTFHLWIEKVVCGPGHGISIGSLGKGFDEPGVQNVTVKSVTFSNTENGLRIKTWGRPSDGFVRGVNFQGARMNNVNNPIIIDQNYCPHNEDCPDQISGVQISDVHYKDISGTSATRVAVNFDCSSKNPCKDITLQNVKLTYRNQPAHATCINADGSASGFVEPASCLSK, encoded by the exons ATGATGAAGCTTAGTAGCAGTATTGCTTGTTTCTGTTACCTGTTCATGATCATTATCAGTTTGTACTCAGTTGAGGCAAGAGAGGTAGTCTACAATGTGGTAACTAAATTTGGAGCAAACCCAGATGGAAAAACAGATAcaacaaattcatttcttaatgcATGGAAAACAGCTTGTAATTCAGCTGGTTATAGTTCTGCTATCATTTACGTACCACGTGGAAAATATGTTTTAAATCAAGCAATCTTTAAGGGTCGGTGTAAGAATAATATTTATATCACCTTTCAAATTGATGGAATACTATTGTCTCCCAAAGATTAtagtgttcttggtaaaactggAAAATGGATTGCATTTGAAGATGTCTCTAGGGTATCTATTAAAGGTGGTACTATTGATGCTCGTGGTATGGCCCTATGGTCTTGCAAACTTGCTGAGAAGAAATGTCCTGCAGGTGCCACG CAATCACTGTTATTCAGCAACTCAAAAGACATTACAATTACTGGATTGACGTCGATAAACAGTCAGATGTTTCATATCGTAATTAACGGTTGCCAGAACGTGCATATGGAAGGTGTAAAAGTTAAAGCTTCAGGGAAAAGCCCAAACACAGATGGAATACACGTTCAACAATCAACAAACGTAAATATCATCAGTGCTACTATCATGACTGGGGACGATTGTATCTCCATTGGACCTGGCACATTCCACTTATGGATCGAAAAAGTTGTTTGCGGACCTGGACATGGCATAAG CATTGGTAGTCTTGGGAAGGGATTTGATGAACCAGGAGTTCAGAATGTGACAGTTAAATCGGTTACGTTCAGTAATACCGAAAATGGATTAAGAATAAAAACATGGGGAAGACCTAGTGATGGATTCGTCCGAGGGGTTAATTTTCAAGGCGCAAGAATGAATAATGTCAACAACCCTATTATAATTGATCAAAATTACTGCCCTCATAATGAAGATTGTCCTGACCAG ATATCTGGAGTACAGATAAGTGATGTACATTACAAAGACATAAGTGGAACCTCAGCGACAAGAGTTGCAGTAAACTTCGATTGCAGTAGTAAGAATCCATGCAAAGACATTACCTTGCAGAATGTCAAACTTACTTATAGAAATCAGCCTGCACATGCTACATGTATTAATGCCGATGGGTCTGCTTCTGGTTTCGTTGAACCTGCTAGTTGCCTCTCTAAGTGA